Proteins encoded by one window of Lutibacter sp. A64:
- the leuD gene encoding 3-isopropylmalate dehydratase small subunit: protein MAYDKFEILKSTAVPLPIENVDTDQIIPARFLKATKREGFGDNLFRDWRYNSDNTPKEQFVLNNPIYKGKILVGGKNFGSGSSREHAAWAVYDYGFRCVVSSFFADIFRGNCLNIGVLPVQVSAEFLDKIFKAIEADPNTEIEINLPKQTITLLVSGEQESFKINEYKKENMLNGFDDIDYLSKMKSEITAFAEKRPF from the coding sequence ATGGCTTACGATAAATTCGAAATATTAAAAAGTACTGCGGTTCCATTACCAATTGAAAACGTAGATACAGATCAAATTATTCCTGCTCGTTTTTTAAAAGCAACAAAACGAGAAGGATTTGGAGACAACCTTTTTAGAGATTGGAGATACAATTCAGACAATACACCTAAAGAACAATTTGTATTAAACAATCCAATTTATAAAGGTAAAATATTAGTTGGAGGTAAAAACTTTGGTTCTGGATCCTCTAGAGAACATGCTGCTTGGGCGGTATACGATTATGGATTCCGTTGTGTGGTATCTAGTTTCTTTGCAGATATTTTTAGAGGTAATTGTTTAAATATTGGAGTGCTTCCAGTTCAGGTAAGTGCAGAATTTTTAGACAAAATTTTTAAAGCAATTGAAGCTGATCCAAACACAGAAATTGAAATAAATTTACCAAAACAAACAATTACTTTATTAGTTTCAGGAGAGCAAGAGTCTTTTAAAATTAACGAATACAAAAAAGAAAATATGTTAAATGGTTTTGATGATATAGATTATTTATCAAAAATGAAATCTGAAATTACAGCTTTTGCTGAAAAAAGACCTTTTTAA
- the ribA gene encoding GTP cyclohydrolase II: MSSLNLILIQGETVKLPTKYGNFELTVFKETTSKLEHIVLLKGNSKTEGTWLTRVHSACATGDLFGSLRCDCGEQLEKSLQLIEENGKGIVIYLMQEGRGIGLLNKVKAYKLQENGMDTVEANLHLGFKPDERSYDIAASILKSLHISEINLLTNNPDKIEKLEENGIQIKERIPLKITPNVHNIKYFKTKVLKMGHL, translated from the coding sequence ATGAGCAGTCTTAATTTAATATTAATACAAGGTGAAACCGTAAAACTACCTACCAAATACGGTAATTTTGAATTAACGGTTTTTAAAGAAACTACATCTAAACTTGAACATATTGTACTCTTAAAAGGAAATTCAAAAACAGAAGGAACTTGGTTAACACGCGTACATTCGGCTTGCGCTACAGGAGATTTATTTGGCTCGCTACGTTGTGATTGTGGAGAACAACTTGAAAAATCGCTTCAACTTATAGAAGAAAACGGAAAAGGAATTGTTATTTATTTAATGCAAGAAGGGCGCGGAATTGGGCTCCTAAATAAAGTTAAAGCCTACAAACTACAAGAAAATGGCATGGATACCGTAGAAGCGAATTTACATCTTGGATTTAAGCCTGATGAAAGATCCTACGATATTGCAGCCTCAATATTAAAATCATTGCATATTTCTGAAATTAATCTATTAACCAACAACCCCGATAAAATTGAAAAACTTGAAGAAAATGGCATTCAAATTAAAGAAAGAATTCCGTTAAAAATCACACCCAATGTTCACAATATAAAATATTTTAAAACTAAAGTTTTAAAAATGGGGCATTTATAA
- the leuB gene encoding 3-isopropylmalate dehydrogenase, translating to MKLNIALLAGDGIGPEVIAQAVKVCDVVATKFNHEINWKPALTGAAAIDAVGEPYPDETHEICKNSDAVLFGAIGHPRFDNDPSAKVRPEQGLLKMRKALGLFANVRPTFTFPSLLEKSPLKKERIEGTDLVFLRELTGGIYFGEKGRRDEGETAYDNCVYTREEVQRLAKKGFELAMTRSKKLCCVDKANVLETSRLWRETVQAMEKDYPEVEVSYEFVDAVAMRLVQWPNSYDVLITENLFGDILTDEASVISGSMGLMPSASLGSDIGLFEPIHGSYPQATGLNIANPMATVLSAAMMFENFGLHDEGKAIREVVNKALNEGVVTEDLADGGKAYGTNEVGDWLAENI from the coding sequence ATGAAATTAAATATAGCACTTTTAGCGGGAGATGGAATAGGACCAGAAGTGATCGCTCAAGCAGTAAAAGTTTGTGATGTTGTTGCAACAAAATTTAACCACGAAATAAACTGGAAACCAGCATTAACAGGTGCAGCTGCTATTGATGCAGTTGGAGAACCTTACCCAGATGAAACACACGAAATTTGTAAAAATTCAGATGCAGTTTTATTTGGAGCAATTGGACATCCTCGTTTTGATAATGATCCTTCAGCAAAAGTTCGTCCAGAACAAGGGTTGTTAAAAATGCGTAAAGCTTTAGGTTTATTTGCCAATGTACGTCCTACATTTACATTTCCTTCATTATTAGAAAAATCACCTTTAAAAAAAGAACGTATTGAAGGTACCGATTTAGTTTTTTTAAGAGAATTAACTGGAGGTATTTACTTTGGTGAAAAAGGAAGAAGAGATGAAGGAGAAACGGCTTATGATAATTGTGTTTATACAAGAGAAGAAGTACAACGTTTAGCTAAAAAAGGATTTGAATTAGCGATGACACGTTCTAAAAAATTATGTTGTGTAGACAAAGCCAATGTTTTAGAAACATCTCGTTTGTGGAGAGAAACAGTACAAGCGATGGAAAAAGATTACCCAGAAGTTGAGGTTTCTTATGAATTTGTTGATGCTGTAGCTATGCGCTTAGTGCAATGGCCTAATAGTTATGATGTATTAATTACTGAAAACTTATTTGGAGATATTTTAACTGATGAAGCTTCTGTAATTTCTGGATCTATGGGGTTAATGCCTTCAGCATCTTTAGGTTCTGATATTGGCTTATTTGAACCAATTCACGGCTCATATCCACAGGCAACAGGATTAAATATTGCTAATCCAATGGCGACGGTTTTATCTGCTGCTATGATGTTTGAAAACTTTGGATTACATGATGAAGGAAAAGCAATTAGAGAAGTTGTAAATAAAGCATTAAATGAAGGTGTTGTAACTGAAGATTTAGCTGATGGAGGAAAAGCTTACGGAACAAATGAAGTAGGAGATTGGTTAGCTGAAAATATTTAA
- the leuC gene encoding 3-isopropylmalate dehydratase large subunit, with the protein MSTTLFDKVWDSHVVRKIKDGPDVFFIDRHLIHEVTSPVAFLGLKERKNSVLFPDRTFATADHNTPTINQHLPVEDPLSANQLKALEENSAEYGISHWGLGHQQNGIVHVVGPEYGITLPGATIVCGDSHTSTHGAFGAIAFGIGTSEVEMVLSSQCIMQPKPKKMRITINGELGLGVTPKDVALFIISKLTTSGATGYFVEYAGDVFTNMSMEGRMTVCNLSIEMGARGGMIAPDEKTFEYVKGRQFAPKGEAWDTAMEYWKTLSTDADATFDKEFTFDAAEIEPMITYGTNPGMGTGISNNIPTADQVEGGAATYKKSLDYMGFAEGESMIGKPVDYVFIGSCTNGRIEDFRAFASIVKGRKKADNITAWLVPGSHIVEAKIKEEGLLDIFNQAGFVLREPGCSACLAMNDDKIPAGKVAVSTSNRNFEGRQGPGSKTLLASPLVAAATAVTGVVTDPRTLL; encoded by the coding sequence ATGAGTACTACATTATTTGACAAAGTTTGGGATTCACATGTTGTTCGTAAAATTAAAGATGGACCAGATGTGTTTTTTATTGACAGACATTTAATTCATGAGGTTACAAGTCCTGTAGCTTTTTTAGGGTTAAAAGAAAGAAAAAATTCAGTGTTATTTCCAGATCGTACATTTGCTACTGCAGACCATAATACACCAACTATAAATCAACATTTACCAGTTGAAGATCCTTTATCTGCAAATCAGTTAAAAGCATTAGAAGAAAATTCTGCAGAATACGGAATTTCTCACTGGGGATTAGGACACCAGCAAAACGGAATTGTACACGTTGTAGGTCCGGAATACGGAATTACATTGCCAGGTGCAACTATTGTTTGTGGAGATTCACATACATCTACACACGGTGCTTTTGGAGCAATTGCTTTTGGTATTGGTACTTCTGAAGTTGAAATGGTATTGAGTTCGCAATGTATTATGCAACCAAAACCTAAAAAAATGCGTATTACAATTAATGGTGAACTTGGTTTAGGAGTTACACCTAAAGATGTTGCGTTATTTATTATTTCTAAATTAACTACTTCGGGTGCAACAGGTTATTTTGTTGAATATGCAGGAGATGTATTTACAAATATGTCTATGGAAGGCCGTATGACTGTTTGTAATTTAAGTATAGAAATGGGTGCTCGTGGAGGTATGATTGCTCCAGATGAAAAAACTTTTGAATACGTAAAAGGACGTCAGTTTGCACCAAAAGGTGAAGCTTGGGATACTGCAATGGAATACTGGAAAACACTTTCTACAGATGCCGATGCTACTTTTGATAAAGAGTTTACATTTGATGCAGCAGAAATTGAACCGATGATTACTTACGGTACAAATCCAGGAATGGGAACAGGAATTTCAAATAATATCCCTACTGCAGATCAGGTTGAAGGTGGTGCGGCTACTTATAAAAAATCCTTAGATTATATGGGTTTTGCTGAAGGTGAGTCTATGATAGGAAAACCAGTAGATTATGTGTTTATTGGAAGTTGTACAAATGGTAGAATTGAAGACTTTAGAGCATTTGCATCTATAGTTAAAGGAAGAAAAAAAGCAGATAATATAACAGCTTGGTTAGTGCCAGGTTCGCATATTGTTGAAGCAAAAATAAAAGAAGAAGGTTTATTGGATATTTTCAACCAAGCCGGATTTGTATTACGAGAGCCTGGATGTTCAGCTTGTTTAGCAATGAATGATGATAAAATTCCTGCAGGTAAAGTTGCAGTAAGTACATCAAATAGAAACTTTGAAGGACGTCAAGGTCCAGGATCAAAAACATTGTTAGCAAGTCCGTTAGTTGCTGCTGCTACAGCTGTAACCGGAGTTGTAACTGATCCAAGAACATTACTTTAA
- a CDS encoding alpha-isopropylmalate synthase regulatory domain-containing protein, translated as MKKRKIEIMDTTLRDGEQTSGVSFPTAEKLTIAKLLLEELNVDRIEVASARVSEGEFHAVKAITDWATTNGYIDSVEMLTFVDGGRSIEWMKEAGAKVQNLLTKGSLNHLKHQLKKTPEQHFSEIKEVVALAQKAGIKTNVYLEDWSNGMHNSPEYVFQFLDFLVTLPIERILLPDTLGVLTHNQTFDYFSQITKKYPTVHFDFHAHNDYDLSVANVMEAIKAGAKGLHLTVNGMGERAGNAPMASVVAVINDFFKDQVEIQVKETSLFSVSKIIESFSGIRIPSNKPVVGDNVFTQTAGIHADGDNKNNLYFNDLMPERFGRKRKYALGKTSGKANIEKNLQELGLQLNDEDLKKVTQRIIELGDKKELVTKEDLPFIISDVLNSNLYQERISVESYVLTHSKGLKPSSTILVKIDNELFEEHATGDGQFDAFMNALKKIYKKENISLPKLIDYAVRIPPGSTADALCETIITWETESKKFITRGLDSDQTVSAIKATQKMLNIK; from the coding sequence ATGAAAAAAAGAAAAATTGAAATAATGGACACCACACTCCGTGATGGTGAACAAACATCAGGAGTCTCTTTTCCTACAGCTGAAAAACTGACTATTGCAAAATTATTATTAGAAGAATTAAATGTAGATAGAATTGAAGTTGCTTCGGCAAGAGTTTCAGAAGGAGAATTTCACGCTGTAAAAGCAATAACCGATTGGGCAACTACTAATGGGTATATAGATAGCGTAGAAATGTTAACTTTTGTAGATGGTGGAAGGTCTATAGAATGGATGAAAGAGGCTGGAGCTAAAGTTCAAAACCTATTAACAAAAGGCTCTTTAAATCATTTAAAACATCAATTAAAAAAAACACCAGAACAACATTTTTCTGAAATAAAAGAAGTTGTAGCGTTGGCTCAAAAAGCTGGAATTAAAACCAATGTTTATTTAGAAGATTGGAGTAACGGAATGCATAATTCTCCAGAATATGTTTTTCAGTTTTTAGACTTTTTGGTAACACTTCCTATCGAAAGAATTTTATTGCCAGATACTTTAGGAGTATTAACTCATAACCAAACATTTGATTATTTTTCACAAATAACTAAAAAATATCCAACAGTTCATTTTGATTTTCATGCACATAACGATTACGATTTAAGCGTTGCTAATGTTATGGAGGCTATTAAAGCTGGTGCAAAAGGATTGCATTTAACTGTAAACGGAATGGGTGAACGTGCCGGAAATGCACCAATGGCAAGTGTGGTTGCGGTAATTAATGATTTCTTTAAAGACCAAGTTGAAATTCAAGTAAAAGAAACATCGTTGTTTTCGGTTAGTAAAATAATTGAATCCTTTTCAGGAATTAGAATTCCTTCAAATAAACCAGTTGTAGGTGATAATGTATTTACACAAACAGCCGGAATTCACGCAGATGGTGACAATAAAAATAACCTGTATTTTAACGATTTAATGCCCGAGCGTTTTGGTAGAAAACGTAAATATGCTTTAGGAAAAACTTCAGGTAAAGCAAATATTGAAAAGAATTTACAAGAATTAGGCTTACAATTAAATGATGAAGATTTAAAAAAGGTTACGCAACGAATTATTGAGCTGGGTGATAAAAAAGAACTGGTTACTAAAGAAGATTTGCCTTTTATTATTTCTGATGTTTTAAATAGTAATTTATACCAAGAAAGAATAAGTGTAGAATCCTATGTTTTAACACACTCTAAAGGTTTAAAACCTTCATCAACAATATTGGTTAAAATTGATAATGAATTGTTTGAAGAGCACGCTACCGGTGATGGTCAGTTTGATGCTTTTATGAATGCGCTTAAAAAAATATACAAAAAAGAAAATATTAGTTTACCTAAATTAATAGATTATGCAGTTAGAATTCCTCCAGGAAGTACTGCAGATGCATTATGTGAAACTATTATTACTTGGGAAACAGAAAGTAAAAAATTTATAACAAGAGGTTTAGATTCAGATCAAACTGTTTCTGCAATTAAAGCCACTCAAAAAATGTTGAATATTAAGTAG
- a CDS encoding NifB/NifX family molybdenum-iron cluster-binding protein: MKIIISSTGNTIKSQFDLRFGRAPYFCVIDETDLDSFKFYENFSSNNNKNAGIAAAKKGVSLKATKIISGEFGDQSKKILDEHNIQLIMINEENCTIETLLERLKSNNKS, encoded by the coding sequence ATGAAAATTATTATCAGTTCAACAGGGAATACTATAAAATCTCAATTTGATTTACGTTTCGGTAGAGCACCTTATTTTTGTGTAATTGATGAAACAGATTTAGATTCTTTTAAATTCTATGAAAATTTCTCTTCAAACAATAATAAAAATGCTGGTATTGCTGCAGCAAAAAAAGGTGTTTCGTTAAAAGCTACTAAAATTATTTCAGGTGAATTTGGAGATCAATCTAAAAAAATTTTAGACGAGCATAATATTCAATTAATTATGATTAATGAAGAAAATTGCACTATTGAAACACTTTTAGAACGTTTAAAAAGCAACAATAAATCATGA
- a CDS encoding ABC transporter ATP-binding protein — MKLTIQNLSKTYKNGVKAIDNLSLEIGTGMFGLLGPNGAGKSSLMRTIATLQSPDSGTITFGDINVLEDPMALRKVLGYLPQSFGVYPKMSAEELLDYFATLKGVASKEDRTKLVKEVLEITNLYEVRRKHVAGYSGGMKQRFGIAQLLLNNPKLIIVDEPTAGLDPAERHRFLNVLREVGTNCTVIFSTHIVEDVKELCNEMVIVNGGRVLKHTTPTTCTQEVEGQIWTKIIERDDLEAMEANYNVLSSNYNQDNTLNIRVFSTEKPAEDFSAAKPQLDDVYFIALKEDEANLVSE; from the coding sequence ATGAAGTTAACTATCCAAAATTTATCAAAAACCTATAAAAATGGTGTAAAAGCTATTGATAATTTAAGTTTAGAAATAGGAACTGGAATGTTTGGTCTTTTAGGTCCAAATGGTGCTGGTAAATCATCTTTAATGAGAACTATTGCAACCTTGCAAAGTCCAGATTCTGGAACTATAACTTTTGGAGATATAAATGTTTTAGAAGATCCTATGGCTTTAAGAAAAGTGTTGGGATATTTACCTCAATCTTTTGGAGTATATCCAAAAATGTCTGCAGAAGAATTATTAGACTATTTTGCAACCTTAAAAGGAGTTGCTTCAAAAGAAGATAGAACTAAGTTGGTTAAAGAGGTATTAGAAATTACTAATTTATATGAAGTTAGAAGAAAACACGTTGCTGGCTATTCTGGAGGAATGAAACAGCGTTTTGGGATTGCGCAATTACTATTGAATAACCCAAAATTAATAATTGTTGATGAACCAACTGCAGGTTTAGATCCTGCTGAACGTCATCGTTTTTTAAATGTTTTACGTGAGGTTGGTACAAATTGTACCGTTATATTTTCAACACATATAGTTGAAGATGTAAAAGAACTATGTAACGAAATGGTAATTGTTAATGGAGGGAGAGTTTTGAAACATACAACTCCAACAACTTGTACCCAAGAAGTTGAAGGTCAGATTTGGACTAAAATAATTGAACGTGACGATTTAGAAGCCATGGAAGCAAATTATAATGTATTGTCTTCAAATTACAATCAAGATAATACCTTAAATATTCGAGTATTTTCAACTGAAAAACCTGCGGAAGATTTTAGTGCAGCGAAACCTCAATTAGACGATGTATATTTTATTGCTTTAAAGGAAGATGAAGCAAATTTAGTTTCAGAATAA
- a CDS encoding MBL fold metallo-hydrolase, producing the protein MKLTVLTENYAGDKFEAEHGLSYLIEHNNHKILFDTGATDVFLRNAKILNIDIKNEINTVVLSHGHWDHGGGLEYLNNKTLITHPSSFIKRYRKKDKSSIGLTLSEDELKEKFKIIKTSKPYIINDNMIFLGEIPRLNKFEAKKTSFIDSKRKLDFVPDDSALVLLNKEEIIIVTGCSHSGICNIVDYAQKKFKRSKIKAVIGGFHLKENNVQTQKTIEFLKKCNISEIYPSHCTAEPALEAFEQDFKFDRVKTGMTLTFWE; encoded by the coding sequence ATGAAACTAACAGTATTAACCGAAAATTACGCAGGAGATAAGTTTGAAGCCGAACACGGACTATCGTACTTAATAGAACATAACAACCACAAAATATTGTTTGATACTGGAGCTACAGATGTATTTTTAAGAAATGCCAAAATTTTAAATATTGATATTAAAAATGAAATTAACACTGTAGTTTTAAGTCACGGACATTGGGATCACGGTGGCGGATTAGAGTATCTTAACAATAAAACCTTAATAACGCATCCTAGCTCATTTATAAAAAGATATAGAAAAAAGGATAAATCGTCTATTGGGTTGACTTTGAGTGAAGATGAATTAAAAGAAAAATTCAAAATAATTAAAACCAGTAAACCTTATATTATAAACGATAATATGATTTTTTTAGGTGAAATCCCTAGATTAAACAAATTTGAAGCCAAAAAAACATCTTTTATAGATAGTAAAAGAAAACTGGATTTTGTACCCGATGATTCTGCCTTGGTACTATTAAACAAAGAAGAAATTATAATAGTTACAGGTTGCTCGCATTCTGGAATATGTAATATTGTAGATTATGCTCAAAAAAAGTTTAAACGCTCTAAAATTAAAGCGGTAATTGGCGGATTTCATTTAAAAGAAAATAATGTTCAAACACAAAAAACAATTGAGTTTTTAAAAAAATGTAACATTTCAGAAATCTATCCATCACATTGCACTGCTGAACCTGCACTAGAAGCTTTTGAACAAGATTTCAAATTTGATCGCGTAAAAACAGGTATGACACTTACTTTTTGGGAATAG
- a CDS encoding DUF134 domain-containing protein has protein sequence MPPKRKLRKIVTPPNFKGYKPYGTTKESIEAIELLYEEYEAIKLADYQFLTHLEASKLMGISRATFARIYEKGRRKIAKALVETLEIKTVFGNASLDKSWYICLNCTAKFTIPKTIKDYCCPMCASNNVESTLNLNQ, from the coding sequence ATGCCTCCTAAAAGAAAACTTAGAAAAATTGTAACTCCTCCAAATTTTAAAGGATACAAACCTTATGGAACAACAAAAGAATCTATTGAAGCAATTGAATTGTTGTATGAAGAATATGAAGCTATAAAATTAGCAGATTATCAATTTTTAACACATTTAGAAGCTAGCAAATTAATGGGAATATCAAGAGCAACCTTTGCTAGAATTTATGAAAAAGGGAGAAGAAAAATAGCCAAAGCACTTGTTGAAACACTTGAAATTAAAACCGTTTTTGGAAATGCTTCACTTGATAAAAGTTGGTATATATGCCTTAATTGTACTGCAAAATTTACCATTCCAAAAACTATTAAAGACTATTGCTGCCCTATGTGCGCCTCTAACAATGTTGAATCTACTTTAAATTTAAACCAATAA